A window from Erythrobacter sp. YJ-T3-07 encodes these proteins:
- a CDS encoding copper resistance system multicopper oxidase, whose translation MQTVTRRSFLGSSLAAGGMIGAAAAIPAWARGANMNGPAIRQGFDEVSGRSIDLNIARGPFSVQGRRGMGVAVNGSVPGPLVRLKEGEPVNLNVTNSLDEDSSIHWHGLLVPFQFDGVPGVSFPGIKPGQTFTYEMPALRQAGTYWWHSHSGLQEQAGHYGPIIVDPAGPDPVRADADYVMLLSEFTPMHPHTIMSKLKKGEGYFNYQQRTLTDDYPLSGEERRMWAEMRMMPTDILDVTGSTYTYLANGHGPEEGLEYLFSRGQRVRIRVINGSAMSFFNVRIPGMKFWVVAADGLNVRPVEVEEFQIGTAETYDIVVEPTGDAHTIVAESMDRSGMAVATLASRPGARAPVPALRDPPLLTMADMGMAGMDHSSHGGDTGGSMDGMDHSAMGHGGMGHGKRSAGGMDMGGEAIDGAMAGMSMDGMNMRDTSRLPADVKVGPGIDMVAMNPQDRMGDPGIGLADVPHKVLNYRDLVALDPNDDLRTPSRRMEIHLTGNMERYMWSFDGQKFSAVSDEPIRFAYNERVRVKLVNNTMMAHPIHLHGHFFELVNGAPADRQPQKHTVIVQPGGFAQFDLTADEPGDWAFHCHLLYHMHAGMFQVVTVAQRGDQPNVKRVGESR comes from the coding sequence ATGCAGACTGTCACTAGACGTAGTTTTCTCGGATCAAGCTTGGCGGCAGGTGGTATGATCGGGGCCGCGGCCGCGATACCGGCTTGGGCTCGCGGTGCCAATATGAACGGTCCGGCAATCCGGCAAGGATTCGACGAGGTTTCGGGACGTAGCATCGATCTTAATATCGCGCGCGGCCCCTTTTCGGTGCAGGGGCGACGCGGGATGGGTGTCGCAGTGAATGGGAGCGTGCCTGGTCCACTCGTGCGGCTCAAGGAAGGCGAGCCGGTCAACCTCAACGTCACCAACTCGCTCGATGAGGACAGTTCGATCCACTGGCATGGCCTTCTGGTCCCGTTCCAGTTCGATGGCGTGCCCGGCGTAAGCTTTCCCGGTATCAAGCCGGGCCAGACGTTCACCTACGAGATGCCCGCGCTGCGGCAGGCTGGGACCTACTGGTGGCACAGCCATTCGGGGCTGCAGGAGCAAGCGGGCCACTACGGTCCAATTATTGTCGATCCTGCGGGACCCGATCCGGTGCGGGCCGATGCCGACTACGTGATGCTGCTCAGCGAGTTCACGCCGATGCATCCGCACACCATCATGTCCAAGCTGAAGAAGGGCGAGGGCTACTTCAACTACCAGCAGCGGACGCTCACCGACGACTACCCGCTGTCGGGCGAGGAACGGCGAATGTGGGCAGAGATGCGCATGATGCCGACCGACATCCTCGACGTGACGGGCTCTACCTACACCTACCTCGCCAACGGCCACGGACCCGAGGAGGGCTTGGAATACCTGTTCTCGCGCGGGCAGCGCGTGAGGATCCGCGTCATCAACGGCAGCGCGATGAGTTTCTTCAACGTGCGCATTCCGGGCATGAAGTTCTGGGTCGTGGCCGCAGACGGTCTCAACGTCCGGCCGGTCGAGGTGGAAGAGTTCCAGATCGGCACCGCAGAAACCTACGACATCGTCGTGGAACCGACCGGCGATGCGCACACGATCGTCGCGGAGAGCATGGACCGATCGGGCATGGCCGTGGCGACGCTCGCCAGCCGGCCCGGTGCCCGCGCTCCTGTTCCTGCGTTGCGCGATCCGCCGCTGCTGACCATGGCCGACATGGGTATGGCCGGAATGGATCACAGCTCGCATGGTGGTGACACCGGCGGGAGCATGGATGGCATGGACCACAGCGCGATGGGACATGGCGGCATGGGGCATGGCAAGCGCTCCGCCGGTGGAATGGACATGGGTGGAGAAGCAATCGACGGGGCGATGGCAGGGATGTCGATGGACGGCATGAATATGCGGGACACTTCCCGCTTGCCGGCCGACGTCAAAGTCGGTCCCGGTATCGACATGGTGGCCATGAATCCGCAGGACCGGATGGGCGATCCCGGTATCGGTCTCGCCGATGTGCCGCACAAGGTGCTGAACTATCGCGATCTCGTGGCGCTCGATCCCAATGACGATCTTCGAACGCCTTCCAGACGGATGGAAATCCATCTGACCGGCAACATGGAGCGATACATGTGGTCGTTCGACGGTCAGAAGTTCTCGGCTGTCAGCGATGAGCCGATCCGTTTCGCCTATAACGAGCGCGTGCGCGTCAAGCTGGTCAACAACACTATGATGGCGCACCCGATCCACCTGCACGGGCATTTCTTCGAACTGGTCAACGGGGCACCCGCCGACCGGCAGCCGCAGAAGCACACTGTCATCGTGCAGCCGGGCGGCTTCGCCCAGTTCGACCTCACCGCCGACGAGCCGGGGGACTGGGCGTTCCACTGCCATCTTCTCTATCACATGCACGCCGGGATGTTCCAGGTCGTGACCGTAGCGCAGCGAGGCGACCAGCCGAATGTTAAGCGCGTAGGAGAGAGCAGATGA
- a CDS encoding cation diffusion facilitator family transporter, whose amino-acid sequence MSNHHTHGGHGGHNHGEENLSDRQLIFAVAINVLLTLAQIVGGIVSGSLALIADALHNFSDAASLGLAWFARRIGRRPADRRMTFGYAQGEVVAALINLTTLLIIGFYLLVEAINRFADPQPIEGWTVITVAGVALVIDLVTAFITHRGAKDSINMKAAFLHNVSDAMASVGVIVAGVLILLYDLYVADLAITVIIAAYVIWQGLSLMPRTVRLLMGAVPDDVELQEIMDELQAIDGVESIHHLHVWNLGEHRRALEVHIVPSSSSLERFEILKLAIRRRVSSQFGIEHATLEACLAEDCKTDLIAVTVQDANCRESTKKGG is encoded by the coding sequence ATGAGCAATCATCACACACATGGTGGGCATGGTGGCCACAACCACGGCGAGGAGAACCTGAGCGATCGCCAGCTGATCTTCGCGGTCGCGATCAACGTCCTGCTCACGCTCGCCCAGATCGTCGGCGGGATAGTCTCGGGTTCGCTCGCTCTCATTGCCGACGCCCTTCACAACTTCAGTGACGCCGCCTCGCTCGGCCTCGCGTGGTTCGCCCGAAGGATCGGCAGGCGTCCCGCCGACAGACGGATGACGTTCGGTTATGCGCAAGGGGAGGTCGTCGCTGCGCTCATCAACCTGACGACGCTGCTCATCATCGGCTTCTATCTGCTCGTGGAAGCGATCAACCGCTTCGCCGATCCGCAACCGATCGAAGGATGGACGGTGATCACCGTTGCGGGCGTGGCATTGGTGATCGATCTGGTGACCGCCTTCATCACCCACCGCGGCGCCAAGGACAGCATTAACATGAAGGCGGCGTTCCTGCACAATGTGTCCGATGCCATGGCCTCTGTCGGTGTGATCGTCGCAGGGGTCCTGATCCTGCTATACGATCTCTACGTGGCCGATCTGGCCATCACCGTCATCATCGCCGCCTATGTGATCTGGCAGGGGCTTTCGTTGATGCCGCGCACGGTTCGCCTGCTTATGGGTGCAGTGCCAGATGACGTCGAGCTGCAAGAAATCATGGACGAACTCCAGGCAATCGATGGCGTCGAGAGCATACACCATCTTCATGTCTGGAATTTGGGAGAACACCGCCGCGCCCTCGAAGTGCACATCGTTCCTTCCAGTTCATCGCTCGAGCGCTTTGAAATCCTGAAACTGGCAATCAGGAGGCGGGTATCGTCGCAATTCGGTATAGAACACGCGACGTTGGAGGCCTGCCTTGCGGAGGACTGCAAAACGGATCTCATCGCTGTGACAGTGCAGGACGCCAATTGTAGAGAAAGCACCAAAAAAGGCGGCTAG
- a CDS encoding efflux RND transporter permease subunit has translation MIGAILDIAVRFRWAVIVLTVFAAIYGAMNLLRLPIDAVPDITNTQVQINTSASALSPSQVETQVTFPIETGLAGIEGLEMTRSISRNGFSQVTAIFEEGTDIYFARSQVNERLAPIGASLPEGAEPTMGPISTGLGEVLMYTIEYEYPGGRDAPKGGRTGWQPDGSFITERGDRLDTEVAKAAYLRTVQDWVVAPLMRSIDGVAGVDSIGGYEKQFLVQPDPARLTGYGLSFDSLIEALEAANLAEGANFVDRAGEALLVRVDARLGGTQDIEQAVVATREGVPIRIGDVASVRIGGDLRTGAASLNGEEAVVGTVLMRSGENSRTVAAASAERLEEVRASLPAGVVAEIVYNRSSLVDATIATVEKNLVEGALLVIAVLFLMLGNIRAAIIAALVIPMSMLMAAVGMNRLGVSGNLMSLGALDFGLIVDGAVIIVENSVARLAARQHREGRLLSLGERLTETRLAAQEMIKPTVYGQAIILLVYAPLLTFTGVEGKTFSPMAITVMLALASAFVLSLTFVPAMIAVLLNRKLTEKEVKPVRMAKERYGPAVRRAIARPWPVIGAGAGLFAVAAFVFTFLGSEFTPQLDERDIAVQSLRIPSTSLERSLAMQRQVEDRLETFPQVELVFSRTGTAEVASDPMPPNASDAYVILKPREEWPDPDLSKDELVAQMEESLSGLVGNLYEFSQPIELRFNELIAGVRGDVAVKLYGDDLTALTRSAGEVAEVLRGVEGAADVKVQQVTGFPTLDIAFDRPTIARYGLTVEEVAQSVAIALGGRPAGLVFEGDRRFDVVVRLEDATRDDFDQLGALPIVLESGVTVPLRTLADFQVVDGLAEVRREQGRRLVIVSANVRERDLGSFVEEARAGVSESVELPAASFIEWGGQYQNLQAAQARLALVVPVCFALVLLLLFMALGGWVPALAVFSAIPMALAGGVFSLALRGMPFSVSAAVGFIALSGVAVLNGLVMMTAIRQRLDKGMPLDEAISDGALARLRPVLMTALVASLGFVPMALATGTGAEVQRPLATVVIGGLITATALTLFVLPAIARLVLNRSDDERSWREKWWDRLRRNVTSDEQRELTDIA, from the coding sequence CTGATCGGGGCCATCCTCGACATCGCCGTGCGGTTCCGCTGGGCGGTCATCGTCCTCACCGTTTTCGCAGCCATCTACGGCGCCATGAACCTTTTGCGCCTTCCGATCGATGCGGTGCCGGACATCACCAACACGCAGGTGCAGATCAACACCAGCGCGTCTGCGCTCTCTCCCTCTCAGGTGGAGACGCAGGTGACCTTCCCTATCGAGACCGGGCTTGCCGGGATCGAGGGGTTGGAGATGACCCGCTCGATCTCGCGCAACGGCTTCAGCCAGGTCACTGCGATCTTCGAAGAAGGCACCGACATCTACTTCGCGCGCAGCCAAGTGAACGAACGGCTAGCCCCGATCGGTGCGTCGCTGCCGGAGGGAGCGGAGCCTACGATGGGACCGATCTCGACCGGCCTGGGCGAAGTGCTCATGTATACGATCGAATACGAGTATCCGGGAGGTCGCGATGCGCCCAAGGGTGGTCGAACAGGGTGGCAGCCGGACGGGAGCTTCATCACCGAACGCGGCGATCGCCTCGACACCGAGGTCGCGAAGGCAGCCTATCTTCGCACGGTGCAGGACTGGGTCGTTGCTCCGCTCATGCGCTCCATCGACGGGGTGGCGGGCGTGGACTCGATCGGCGGCTATGAGAAACAGTTCCTCGTCCAGCCCGATCCTGCTCGTCTCACCGGCTACGGCCTGTCGTTCGACTCCCTGATCGAGGCCTTGGAAGCGGCGAACCTCGCCGAAGGCGCCAACTTTGTCGATCGTGCCGGAGAGGCTCTGCTCGTCCGCGTCGATGCGCGACTTGGGGGCACCCAGGACATCGAACAGGCAGTGGTCGCGACCCGCGAGGGCGTTCCGATCCGGATCGGGGATGTCGCCTCGGTTCGCATCGGCGGCGATCTGCGAACCGGTGCTGCCTCGCTCAATGGAGAAGAAGCGGTCGTGGGCACGGTCCTCATGCGCAGCGGCGAGAACAGCCGCACCGTGGCTGCCGCCTCGGCCGAGCGACTGGAAGAAGTCCGCGCCTCGCTCCCTGCCGGAGTGGTCGCCGAGATCGTCTACAACCGCTCGTCGCTCGTCGATGCGACCATCGCCACGGTCGAGAAGAATCTCGTCGAGGGCGCGCTTCTGGTGATCGCAGTCTTGTTCCTGATGCTCGGCAATATCCGTGCTGCGATCATCGCCGCATTGGTCATTCCGATGTCCATGCTGATGGCCGCCGTGGGAATGAACAGGCTTGGTGTCTCGGGCAACCTGATGAGCCTCGGGGCACTGGACTTCGGGCTTATCGTCGATGGCGCCGTTATCATCGTCGAGAACAGCGTCGCGCGGCTCGCCGCCAGACAGCATCGCGAAGGCAGATTGCTCAGCCTCGGCGAACGGCTGACGGAGACACGGCTGGCTGCACAGGAGATGATCAAGCCGACCGTCTACGGTCAGGCGATCATCCTCTTGGTCTACGCGCCGCTTCTCACCTTCACGGGGGTCGAGGGCAAGACGTTCTCGCCCATGGCCATCACGGTCATGCTGGCACTCGCCTCCGCCTTCGTGCTGTCCCTGACCTTCGTGCCGGCGATGATCGCGGTGCTCCTCAATCGCAAGCTGACCGAGAAGGAGGTCAAGCCCGTTCGGATGGCGAAGGAACGCTATGGCCCGGCGGTGCGCCGCGCCATCGCACGTCCCTGGCCGGTGATCGGTGCGGGCGCCGGGCTCTTCGCCGTAGCGGCTTTCGTGTTCACCTTCCTCGGCAGCGAGTTCACACCGCAGCTGGATGAACGCGACATCGCGGTTCAGTCGCTGCGGATACCGTCGACCTCGCTCGAACGATCACTCGCCATGCAGAGACAGGTGGAGGACAGGCTCGAGACCTTCCCGCAAGTCGAGCTGGTTTTCTCGCGCACGGGCACGGCCGAGGTCGCGAGCGATCCGATGCCGCCGAACGCGTCCGACGCCTATGTGATCTTGAAGCCGCGCGAAGAGTGGCCCGATCCCGACCTGTCGAAGGATGAACTCGTCGCACAGATGGAGGAGTCGCTCAGCGGTCTGGTGGGCAACCTCTACGAATTCAGCCAACCCATCGAACTGCGCTTCAACGAGCTGATCGCGGGTGTTCGCGGTGACGTGGCGGTCAAGCTCTACGGAGACGACCTTACCGCGCTGACCCGGTCAGCCGGAGAAGTGGCCGAGGTGCTGCGCGGCGTCGAGGGTGCTGCCGACGTCAAGGTCCAGCAGGTCACTGGCTTTCCCACGCTCGACATCGCCTTCGATCGCCCGACGATCGCCCGATACGGTCTGACCGTGGAGGAGGTCGCACAATCAGTGGCCATCGCGCTGGGTGGTCGCCCGGCGGGACTGGTATTCGAGGGGGACCGCCGTTTCGATGTCGTCGTGCGGCTCGAGGATGCGACCCGGGACGATTTCGATCAGCTCGGCGCTCTGCCCATAGTCCTCGAAAGCGGGGTCACGGTCCCGCTTCGGACGCTGGCGGATTTCCAGGTGGTCGATGGTCTCGCCGAGGTTCGCCGGGAGCAGGGTCGCCGATTGGTGATCGTGTCGGCGAACGTGCGCGAACGCGATCTCGGGTCGTTTGTCGAGGAGGCCCGGGCAGGCGTCTCCGAAAGCGTCGAGCTGCCGGCTGCCTCCTTCATCGAATGGGGCGGGCAATACCAGAACCTCCAGGCCGCGCAGGCGAGGCTCGCCCTCGTCGTTCCGGTCTGCTTCGCGCTGGTATTGCTGCTCCTGTTCATGGCGCTCGGCGGATGGGTGCCAGCGCTGGCGGTGTTCAGCGCGATCCCAATGGCACTGGCAGGCGGGGTCTTCTCGCTTGCCTTACGGGGGATGCCGTTCTCGGTGTCCGCTGCCGTGGGCTTCATCGCTCTATCGGGTGTCGCGGTATTGAACGGGCTCGTGATGATGACCGCGATACGCCAGCGCCTCGACAAGGGAATGCCTCTCGATGAGGCGATCTCCGATGGCGCACTGGCGAGGCTGCGACCGGTGCTGATGACAGCGTTGGTGGCCTCGCTCGGCTTCGTGCCTATGGCCCTTGCGACCGGCACTGGCGCGGAAGTCCAGCGTCCGCTGGCCACTGTCGTGATCGGCGGATTGATTACCGCGACCGCGCTTACGCTCTTCGTCCTGCCCGCGATCGCGCGGCTCGTGCTCAATCGATCGGACGATGAGCGCAGCTGGCGCGAGAAGTGGTGGGATCGCCTGCGTCGAAACGTGACCAGCGACGAGCAGCGCGAACTGACGGACATCGCATGA
- a CDS encoding STAS/SEC14 domain-containing protein: protein MLKIDEENGLLRIRASGQLESSDYDDFVPRFEQLVGRKPGKLPMVIELAPDFAGWDLPGLWRDLKFDAHHQDSFGRIAIAGDAKWEEWGTRFSDPLIRAEMKFFEPFQRQVAENWVRSGADTA from the coding sequence ATGTTGAAGATAGACGAAGAGAACGGGCTGCTGCGGATACGCGCGAGTGGCCAACTCGAAAGCTCGGACTACGATGACTTCGTGCCTCGGTTCGAACAGCTTGTCGGGCGAAAGCCCGGCAAGCTGCCGATGGTAATCGAACTCGCGCCCGATTTTGCAGGCTGGGATCTGCCTGGACTATGGCGCGACCTCAAGTTCGACGCGCATCATCAGGACAGCTTTGGCAGGATTGCCATCGCCGGCGATGCGAAATGGGAGGAATGGGGCACCAGGTTCTCCGATCCTCTCATCCGCGCCGAAATGAAGTTCTTCGAGCCCTTCCAGCGCCAGGTTGCCGAGAACTGGGTCCGATCCGGGGCAGACACGGCATGA
- a CDS encoding efflux RND transporter periplasmic adaptor subunit: MTRRKLAILVGIVIAIGAMALIFWPTSEVDDHAQEETAAETPEGVITLSEEQISEGGIQMAAVRSGAAVELVFPATVAASPTASARIDARASGVVRSVGKTLGDYVARGETVARIESADAAALASQVSAASARVSELSAAYERERRLFEENVTARQDLEAARANLSVARSELQRAQAAVAAAGVSGDGRSLSVSSPLAGRITAAPIVLGAFVDAGEELYRVVDPNGLQVEVALPSAEASRIQPGDEAVLVVGDGREIGARVRSVTPSLDPESRSATAVLSLSRGVPGLQPGAFLQARIRPSGEIDRDRIAVPEDAIQVVEGRDVVFVRTKTGFQARAVELGTRSAGQVTILSGIQEGWRIAVANAFLLKAELGKEGATHGH, from the coding sequence ATGACACGCAGAAAGCTGGCGATCCTCGTCGGTATCGTGATCGCGATTGGCGCTATGGCGCTGATATTCTGGCCAACATCCGAGGTCGACGACCATGCACAGGAGGAGACGGCGGCCGAGACACCCGAAGGGGTGATCACCCTTAGCGAAGAGCAGATCAGCGAGGGCGGGATACAGATGGCCGCCGTCCGGTCTGGGGCCGCTGTCGAGCTCGTCTTCCCAGCGACTGTCGCGGCGAGCCCCACTGCATCCGCTCGTATCGATGCCCGCGCCTCGGGGGTCGTCCGCTCCGTCGGCAAGACGCTGGGCGATTATGTGGCACGCGGCGAGACCGTCGCCCGCATTGAGAGCGCGGATGCCGCTGCTCTCGCCTCCCAGGTGAGCGCAGCAAGCGCGCGGGTGAGCGAGCTGTCTGCCGCCTACGAACGCGAGCGGCGTCTGTTCGAGGAAAATGTCACGGCCCGCCAGGATCTGGAAGCCGCGCGGGCGAACCTCAGCGTAGCACGTTCGGAACTTCAGCGGGCGCAGGCCGCGGTGGCGGCCGCTGGCGTCAGCGGCGACGGGCGTTCGCTGTCAGTCTCATCTCCCCTGGCTGGCAGGATCACCGCGGCACCGATTGTGCTCGGGGCCTTCGTCGATGCCGGCGAGGAACTCTACCGCGTGGTCGATCCCAATGGTCTCCAGGTCGAGGTGGCGCTGCCTTCGGCCGAAGCCTCTCGCATCCAACCTGGTGACGAGGCCGTGCTGGTGGTTGGCGACGGTCGGGAAATCGGCGCCCGGGTTCGTTCGGTGACGCCTTCGCTCGATCCGGAGAGCCGCAGTGCGACCGCGGTCCTGTCGTTATCGCGCGGCGTTCCGGGGCTTCAGCCAGGTGCCTTCCTTCAGGCGCGGATCAGGCCTTCGGGTGAGATAGACCGCGACCGCATCGCGGTGCCGGAAGACGCTATCCAGGTTGTCGAAGGACGAGACGTGGTCTTCGTCCGGACGAAGACGGGCTTCCAGGCCCGCGCTGTTGAGCTCGGGACACGATCCGCTGGTCAAGTGACGATCCTTTCCGGCATTCAGGAGGGATGGCGGATAGCCGTCGCCAATGCCTTCCTACTCAAGGCCGAACTCGGGAAGGAGGGCGCGACCCATGGTCACTGA
- a CDS encoding TolC family protein, with protein MFAISWRAAPVWGLILALSTGPASAQDPRVVTLDDALELSGVAAEADTAITNPRLVGPRAETDAAVALIDQARLSPNPEISFDVENVAGSGAFSGLQSTEYTLSVGQRLELGGKRSARIGAAEAQAELASLRADLTTVELGQLVRERYLAAAAAAARVELAEDVVARNEELARIAGVLVEVGREPPLRALRADAALAEARASLVEAEAESLSARTALATLWTGGEAPLVPAQFPDILPPASLMSEAQESLTYRVARAESTAAAAEIERQRSLRIPDPTVSAGVRRFGESGDNAFLVGVSIPLPFRDRNSGYIAAAEARLRAANAREAVARADYEQAVATARARYLGAEARVETLSQTSLPQAEEALRLVRIGYRNGRFPLIEVLAAAEARDTIREALIAAREQRGLAAAELIGLAAQ; from the coding sequence ATGTTCGCCATATCGTGGCGAGCAGCCCCCGTCTGGGGGCTGATACTCGCCCTGTCCACGGGACCTGCCAGCGCGCAGGACCCGCGTGTCGTCACGCTCGACGACGCCCTTGAACTCAGCGGGGTCGCCGCTGAGGCCGACACCGCCATCACCAACCCCCGCCTCGTGGGGCCCCGCGCTGAAACCGACGCGGCGGTCGCGCTTATCGATCAGGCTCGTCTGAGCCCCAACCCCGAGATCTCGTTCGACGTCGAGAATGTCGCCGGCAGCGGCGCATTCTCAGGTCTCCAGTCTACCGAATATACGCTCTCCGTCGGCCAGCGTCTCGAACTCGGCGGCAAGCGATCCGCGCGGATCGGTGCAGCCGAAGCCCAGGCCGAACTGGCATCTCTCAGGGCCGACCTTACCACGGTCGAACTGGGACAGCTGGTGCGCGAGCGATATCTCGCAGCTGCTGCAGCGGCTGCGCGGGTCGAACTTGCCGAAGATGTCGTGGCGCGTAACGAGGAACTGGCTCGCATTGCTGGTGTCCTGGTCGAGGTCGGCCGTGAGCCGCCTCTGCGCGCATTGAGGGCGGATGCGGCCCTTGCCGAAGCGCGCGCGAGCTTGGTTGAGGCAGAGGCGGAGAGCCTGTCGGCTCGAACAGCGCTCGCAACTTTATGGACTGGCGGTGAAGCGCCGCTCGTTCCGGCGCAATTTCCGGATATCCTTCCGCCCGCATCGCTTATGTCGGAGGCGCAGGAAAGCCTCACCTATAGGGTCGCGCGAGCCGAGAGCACTGCTGCGGCGGCGGAGATCGAGCGGCAGCGAAGTTTGCGTATTCCCGATCCGACGGTCTCTGCGGGCGTGCGGCGCTTCGGGGAAAGCGGCGACAATGCCTTCCTCGTCGGCGTTTCAATCCCCCTTCCTTTTCGGGACCGGAATTCGGGCTACATCGCTGCTGCCGAGGCTCGGTTGCGTGCAGCGAACGCTCGCGAAGCTGTAGCTCGCGCGGATTACGAGCAGGCGGTCGCCACGGCCCGGGCAAGGTATCTTGGTGCGGAAGCGCGCGTCGAAACCCTGTCGCAGACATCGCTCCCGCAGGCGGAGGAGGCATTGCGTCTCGTTCGCATCGGGTATCGCAACGGACGTTTTCCCCTGATCGAAGTGCTCGCTGCCGCAGAGGCACGTGACACGATCCGCGAGGCGCTCATCGCCGCCCGCGAACAAAGGGGTCTGGCCGCAGCCGAACTGATCGGGCTGGCCGCACAATGA
- a CDS encoding copper resistance protein B, which translates to MRYLVAILLASAATPAYAQHQGHAMSGDETASPATPEESACEEEAARHRAMGHAVSEGQCAPTGHENDNHGAMDHSQMDHSSMDHSTMDHSAMGHGGMPADIPSGPPPAAAGSGPANAADAYWGVEAMNEARQRLRHEQGGQPYFWFQGDRVEYRARENADGYLFDLQGYYGGDLGKFWFKSEGEGSFGEDIEGAEVQALYSRAIAPFFDLQAGIRQDVAPIDRTYAVVGIQGLAPYLFEIDAAAFLSDKGDLTARVEAELDQRITQRLVIQPRVEASFSAQDVPELGIGAGLDSIEAGVRLRYHVAREFAPYIGIDQEWRIGKSADYARNEGEDPSVTNYVVGVRFWF; encoded by the coding sequence ATGAGGTATCTGGTCGCAATCCTACTCGCCAGCGCGGCAACGCCCGCCTACGCGCAGCACCAGGGCCACGCCATGTCAGGCGACGAAACAGCGTCCCCGGCGACACCAGAAGAGAGTGCATGTGAAGAGGAAGCGGCACGCCACCGTGCGATGGGCCACGCCGTTTCCGAAGGTCAATGTGCGCCGACGGGTCACGAAAACGATAACCATGGCGCTATGGACCACTCGCAGATGGATCATTCGTCGATGGACCATTCGACCATGGATCATTCAGCCATGGGCCACGGAGGTATGCCTGCTGATATACCCTCAGGGCCGCCTCCCGCCGCAGCGGGGTCAGGTCCGGCGAACGCCGCAGATGCCTACTGGGGCGTCGAAGCCATGAATGAGGCCCGTCAGCGGCTACGCCATGAGCAGGGCGGCCAACCTTATTTCTGGTTCCAGGGTGACCGCGTCGAGTATCGCGCCCGCGAAAACGCCGATGGCTACCTATTCGACCTGCAAGGCTATTACGGCGGCGATCTCGGCAAGTTCTGGTTCAAGTCCGAAGGCGAAGGCAGTTTCGGCGAGGACATCGAAGGGGCCGAGGTGCAGGCGCTCTACAGCCGCGCCATCGCTCCTTTCTTCGATTTGCAAGCTGGCATCCGACAGGACGTCGCTCCGATCGACCGCACTTATGCCGTTGTGGGTATACAAGGTCTCGCGCCCTACCTGTTCGAGATCGATGCTGCCGCATTCCTGTCCGACAAGGGCGACTTGACTGCGCGCGTTGAGGCAGAACTCGACCAACGTATCACGCAGAGGCTCGTCATCCAGCCCCGGGTAGAGGCCTCATTCTCGGCGCAGGACGTGCCCGAACTCGGCATCGGTGCGGGACTCGACAGTATCGAGGCCGGAGTGCGCCTACGATACCACGTCGCCCGCGAGTTCGCGCCCTACATCGGGATCGATCAGGAATGGCGGATCGGCAAGAGCGCCGACTACGCGCGTAACGAGGGAGAGGATCCCAGTGTCACGAACTATGTCGTCGGTGTTCGGTTCTGGTTCTAG
- a CDS encoding cation diffusion facilitator family transporter, with translation MSGDHDIDLGSAGKRRTLWIVLWLNVAIAIGFFVVGYFADSNALLANGLDNSSDAIVYALSLLALARSRIWQRGAARFSGVMLLVFAAGVIADAVRRFVEGSEPGGFMMLAMAAVAAVVNLICLRMLQRTEDKDVSMRAATTFSFNDFIANGGIIIAGIVVMLTGANWPDLVVGVAVACIALYGGIQILRDAHMDIHDEEGSEHRKGDQFRT, from the coding sequence ATGAGTGGCGACCATGATATCGATCTCGGTTCGGCCGGGAAGCGCCGGACGCTGTGGATCGTGCTCTGGCTGAATGTCGCGATCGCGATCGGGTTCTTCGTCGTCGGCTACTTCGCGGACTCGAACGCGCTCTTGGCGAACGGGTTAGACAACTCGTCCGACGCGATAGTCTATGCGCTCAGCCTGCTCGCGCTGGCCCGCTCGCGCATTTGGCAGCGTGGTGCGGCGCGGTTCTCCGGGGTCATGCTCTTGGTATTCGCGGCAGGTGTCATTGCCGATGCCGTGCGTCGGTTCGTGGAAGGCTCGGAGCCAGGTGGATTCATGATGCTGGCGATGGCGGCAGTCGCAGCCGTGGTGAATCTGATCTGCCTGCGGATGCTCCAGCGGACGGAGGACAAGGACGTCAGCATGCGCGCAGCGACGACCTTCAGCTTCAATGATTTTATCGCCAATGGCGGGATCATCATCGCGGGGATCGTCGTGATGCTCACCGGCGCGAATTGGCCCGACCTGGTGGTAGGCGTCGCTGTGGCATGCATTGCCCTTTATGGCGGCATCCAGATCCTGCGCGATGCCCACATGGACATTCATGACGAGGAAGGGAGCGAGCATCGGAAGGGGGATCAGTTCCGGACATGA